CGACCTGGATAAATTGCCTGATGAGGATGATGCCGGTTATAAAACGCTGGGGGGTATGATCATGTCTGAAATCAGGCGTATCCCAAATGCTGGCGACACCACCTATTGGAATGGATGGCGCTTTGAAGTGGTAGATATGGATGGTCACCGGGTTGATAAACTTCTTGTCTCCAGAGCCGAAACACCTTCAGCTTGATCAGAAAATATGCAAATCATGTGTGAAACTGACCCCCCGGGTTCTCTAGAAACCGTTTTTCTTCCCCGCGGTCCATTTCTGTGGTTTATTAATGGCGCTAAACTATCTATTCACTTTTCCAACTCTGGCTATAAATGGGGGTTTATTGAGTTAACACCCCCATTTATAGGCGCCCCCGGCGGGATTCGAACCCACAACCGCTTGATCCGAAGTCAAGTGCTCTGTCCATTGCGCTACGGGGGCTTGTTCCCATTATACCCTGACTTCCTTTCACTCAATCTCCCCTGCGCTACCTGTGAAATTCCTCCCCATGCTACAATTACTCACGGAGGACACCTATGCAGACCTTGCTAACACTACCCGGTAAACTCTTGGACTCGCGCGGGCAACTTACCCAGGTGGGGTGGTCACCTCAGCCACTCCTGGAGTGTAACCTGGAAAATGCCCACTTCTACACCTTTAAGCCTTTCCAGCGCTTCCGTATCAAGCGCTGGGATTATTACGCTTTATTCACTCCACAAACTTTCTTCTCCGCCACTATCGCTGACCTTGGCTATGCTGGCAACCTGTTCGTCTATATCATGGACCTGACCACCGGTGAGCTCCACGAGGAGGGGCTGGTCGTTCCTTTGAGTAAAGGTATTAACCTGCCACGCGACAGCTGGCAAGGAGAGAGCATTTTCGAGGACAAGCGCCTAAAGCTGCACTTTCAGGTTATCCCCGGGGAGCGGCAAGTCTCGGTCTCCTGGCCCGCTTTCCACGACGGGCGGGGCATTTCGGCTGAGATCCTGTTCCGCGAGCTTCCTGGGCATGAATCGATGACCATCGTCATCCCGATTGGGAAGCAACGCTTTTACTATAACCGCAAGGTCAACTGCCTGCCGGCTGAAGGCTCCCTACAATATGGTGGCAAATCAGAGGTAATTACACCTTCTACTTGCCTCGGTTCACTCGATTGGGGCAGGGGGGTGTGGGAGTACCAGAGCTTTTGGAATTGGGCCAGTGCCTCGGGCTTCATGCCCGACGGGCGCACCATCGGCCTGAACCTGGGCTGCGGGTTCGGCGACCTGTCAAAAGCCACCGAGAACTGCCTGGTGCTGGATGGGAAAGTCCACAAGCTCGAGCAGGTCAAGTTTGGGTACCAATCCGGCCAGTACATGCATCCCTGGAAGTTCACCGATTCGGAAGGTCGTC
This is a stretch of genomic DNA from Anaerolineales bacterium. It encodes these proteins:
- a CDS encoding DUF2804 domain-containing protein, which produces MQTLLTLPGKLLDSRGQLTQVGWSPQPLLECNLENAHFYTFKPFQRFRIKRWDYYALFTPQTFFSATIADLGYAGNLFVYIMDLTTGELHEEGLVVPLSKGINLPRDSWQGESIFEDKRLKLHFQVIPGERQVSVSWPAFHDGRGISAEILFRELPGHESMTIVIPIGKQRFYYNRKVNCLPAEGSLQYGGKSEVITPSTCLGSLDWGRGVWEYQSFWNWASASGFMPDGRTIGLNLGCGFGDLSKATENCLVLDGKVHKLEQVKFGYQSGQYMHPWKFTDSEGRLDLEFVPFKERIATTNLGIITSEVHQMFGRYSGTVRTDQGELIHLTDLVGFAEEHQARW